The Caldisericaceae bacterium genomic sequence AAAAGATTCCTTGCTAGCTATCAGAATGACGAAGTAAGGGCTTTACGCCTTCCTAATAATGGTAGGGCTTTATCTAAAAATGGCTAAAAAAATCACCCAGAATTATCATTACACTATTAAACTTTTCTTGACTTTTTGTCAAAAAAATGTATAATAAATTTACCATGAAAATGCTACATGACCTACCAGAAGTTAAAATTGCTATTACAGGCCCAATAGGAATTGGAAAATCAACTATTGTAAATACACTTCTAACATACCTTGGTGAAAAACCTCTTGGCTTTAGAACACTTCCTGTAATAAAAAACGATACTTTGCATTCTTTTGAAATCGTTAATCTATACACCTTCGAAAGAGCATCGATAGGTGTCTTTGAGGAAAATTTTGTTATAAAGCCTGTTACCGCCTCGTTTGAAACAATTGGTGTAAATGCCTTAAACGTTGCATTAGAAAAAGGTAAAGTTATCTTAATGGATGAGTTAGGTTTTCTTGAGAAAGACGCAACCAACTTTAAAAACAAGGTTTTTGAGGTATTAAAAAGCAAGAAATTTGTGCTTTATGTTGTTAAAGAGGAACTAAACGAATTTTTGAAAGAAGCTTTATCTATAGCAGACTTAGTTTTTCAAGTATCTAAAGAAAATAGGAATTCTTTAGCTAAAAAAATTTTGGAGGAGATATGGGTTTATACGAGGATCTCGTAGAAAGCGTTAAAGATTTTAGTGATGAAAAAATTTTAGATGTAAGACTTTCTAATGTATGGACTGCAGTAAAAACAAAAAATGTTGGCTTATCACTTGCCTATTCCTCTTTTTACGATGAAGTTGAAGATGCAGGTTATTTAATTAGTAAAAGTGCAAAAGAGATACTAAACTACCTTTACACTTTTAATCTTACAAAAGTTTCTATTGGACTTGCGACTCTTAACTCTTTAATTCCCTTTAAGGATTCATACGAAATATTTAACATCCTTGATTATATTGAAAGTATTGCTTACGGTAAGAAGGTGGTTTTTGTAGGTCATTTCTGTGGCCTTGATAAGATACGCACAAAAGCAAAAGAATTAATCGTTCTTGAAAGAAACCCAAAAGAGGGAGACACAATTGATACTGCATTTTACTATTTAATTCCAGAAGCAGACATACTTGCAATTACTGGCTCAACTCTTGCAAACAAAAGCATTGAAGCCTTATTATCAGTTAAAAGGAATGCACGTACGATAGTATTTGGGCCATCTACTCCTCCAAGTGAAGTTCTCTTCGATTATGGGGTAGATGTTGTTGGTGCCTCTTATGTTAAAGACAATGATTTTGTAATTAACGCAGTCTCACAGGGAGGAAAACTGCATAACTTTAAGAAGTTCCTCGATTATGTTGTTTTAAGGAAACAAAAATTTTAAGGGAGGTAAAAATGAAAAAAATACTTTCAATGTTTTTGATTGTTGTGTTTTTGCTTGTAAGTGTACCTACCAATCAAGTTAATGCATCTAGCTATGTTCCAGTTGCAACCTTCGTTTTCACTGAAAATTCAAATAAGTTCAATGTGGATAACATAGCAAAATTACTCTACGGAGAAACTTTTACGCAAAACAACACCCTTTTTGTGCCTCTAAGAAATGTTATTGAGGAGGTAGGCGGTTCAATCTCTTGGAACGGAAAAGAAAAATCTATATCAATCATTTTAAATGATCTTAATGTAAATCTTAAAGTAAACTCTAATTATGCCTATATTAATAAAAAAGAAGTTAAAATTTTACCTTTGATCCTTAAAAATGGTAGGAGTTTTATCTCTCTTAAGGATTTAGCAAACCTTCTAAACGGAACTGTTTTAAATGAGTTTTCTATCGAGATTCAAAAGCAACTTGTGGAAGTTTTTGATACAACAGGTCGTAAAATAAAAGTGCCAGTTAAAATAAACAAAATTGTTTCTCTTAACCCCATGGTAACCCTCTTTGTTTTCCCATTAAAGATGCAAGACAAGCTCATTGCAATACCAACTTCAGCAAAAGTAATCAATAAAACAAACTTTGAGAAAGTTTTTCCTAATTTATCAAAGTTAAAAGATGGAAGTAATTTTAAAAATCCTAACGTTGAGACAATTCTTTCTTTAAAGCCTGATATCGTTATCTCTTCTTCGGGGACTCCAGTTCAAAAGTTAGAAGAAGTAGGTATTCCTATTGCGCTTCTATCTATTGAAGATACTCGCACTATGCTTAAATCAATTCAATTTCTTGGCACAATTTTAGGTAAGACAAAAGAAGCAACCGATACATTGATTTATCTTGACTCAAAACTTGCTTTCATCAAATCTAAAACAGATTCAATTCAAAAGAAAAAAACTGTTTATTTTGCATTAGGACGTTTAACGCAATCGGCAGGCGCATCTCTTATGCAGAATGATATGATAGAGAGAGCTTCAGGTATAAGTGTAACTAAAGATATTAAAGGTGGTAAAATTGACGTTTCAATAGAACAGATCCTTTCGTTTAATCCTGACTATATTATTCTTGCTCCTTATTCAACTGATTCTGTTGAAAGCATCTTTTCAAATAGTGTTTTAAGAGGTGTTAATGCGGTAAAAAACAAAAATGTCTACAAGATGCCGCAGTTTTTAGGCTCTTACGATCTTCCAGAGCCTGAAGTTGTCCTTGGTATTATGTGGCTCTCAAATGTGCTTTATGGGAACAGTGTAAATTTTGACATGAAAAAAGAAGCAAAGGAGTTTTATAGTAAGATTTTTAATTACAATTTAACCGATGCCGATTTAAATTACATTTTCCCGTAAAATGATAAAAATTTCTAATCTACAGTTTGGATATTTTGATACAGAAGTACTCAAAGGTCTAGATATAGAGGTAAAGGAGGATGAGATTCTCGTCCTCCTTGGACCTAATGGAAGTGGTAAAACAACACTACTTAAAATACTTTCTAAGATACTAAAGCCTAAATTTGGCGAAGTTAGCATACTTGGTAAAGACATTAATAAATACTTTATTTCTGAACTTGCCCGTATTGTTGCATCGGTTCCGCAGATTCACAAGCAGACTTTTCCTTACACCGTTCTTGATATAGTGCTTTCGGGAAGAAATCCACAACTTGAAACTCTCATACCAAGTAAAAAAGATTTAGAGATTGCTTTAACAGTTTTAGAAGAACTTTCGATACTCCATCTTAAAGAAAGACCTTACACAAACATTTCAGGTGGAGAACTGAGGCTTGTGCTTATAGCAAGAGCCTTAGCGCAGGAAGCAAAAATTTTACTTCTTGATGAACCAACTGCCTTTCTTGATTTTAAAAACAGCAATCTCATTTTAAATAAAATCATGGAGCTAAGAGACAAAAGACACATTACTTTCATAATTACACTTCACGATCCAAACGAAGCACTCCATATAGGCGATAGAGTTGCCCTTCTAAAAAAAGGAGAGATTGTAGGTATTGGTGAGCCTTCCGAAGTGATTAACGAAGAAAACCTAAGAAAAGTTTATGGTATTGATGTAGAAAGAGTAGAAATTGATGGAAAAGTTTTTATCTTCGCAAAATAGAAAGTTTTATCTTGTGTTAGTAGTTTCAGTCATTTTTAACATTGTCTTTATTTTACTTTCAATGAGTTTGGGTAGATACAAGATTGATATCAAAAACATTCTATTTTTTAAGAATCTTACTTCTATTGATAGAGCGGTGCTAATAGATGTAAGATTACCGCGTATTATGGCAGCTATTTTATATGGTGCTACCCTATCTCAAACAGGTGCAGTTTACCAAGGTATGTTCAATAATCCCCTTGTCTCATCTTATATACTTGGCGTTTCATCTGGTGCAGGTTTTGGTGCAGCGCTTGGAATACTCCTCTCATCAAATATTTTTTTAATTGAAGGGCTTGCCTTTATTTTTGGTATTATTGCAGTTATTTTAACTCTTACAATTTCAAGAGCAAAGAGTGAAAGTATCTCTTTAGTGCTTTCGGGTTTTGTTGTTGGTAGTTTATTCCAATCGTTTACTTCTTTTTTAAAGTATGTAGCAGACCCTTATACAAAACTTCCTTCAATAGTGTTTTGGTTAATGGGTAGTCTATCACAGATTACACTTAAAGATATTGTTATTATTGCTCCAATTTTAGTTTTACTCTTAGTTGTTTTAGCCTTATTTGGTTGGAAATTAAACATTTTATCTTTTGGAGATGAAGAAGCAATCTCTCTTGGAGAAAACCCCCGACTTCTAAAGAGAGTCCTTATATTTATAACTACTCTTCAATCTGCACTTGTTGTTTCTTTTGCAGGAGTTATCGGTTGGGTCGGGCTTATAATTCCCCACACAGTGAGATTCCTTGTAGGTTATGACAATAGTAAAGTTTTAGTTCTTTCGATATTCTTTGGAAGTGGATTTTTACTTCTCATTGATACTCTTTCAAGAATAGTTTTCCCAGTAGAGATTCCTATTGGAATTTTAACTGGTATAATCGGTGCACCTTTCTTTTTTGTGCTTATAAGAAGAAGGCACAATTAATTTGCTTTATCCACCTGTTATAGGAGGAAATATGGAAATTTTATCCCCGTCTTTGAGTTTGGTATTTTCTTTTTCTAAAACTTCAACGTTTCTTCCATTTACAAGGAATACGTAATCACTTTTTATTTTTTGGTCGTTTTCAAGGAGTTCTTCTCTTAATTGCGGATAGATTTTAATAAAATTTTTAATTGCTTCAATGAGAGTTTCGCCTTCAACTTCAATGGATTCGTTTTCGAAAGTTTCTCTTTTTACGGTGTATACTTTTATTTTTACGTTTGCCATGGGTTTTTAACCTTTTTACATCCCTTTTAATTAAGTAAATTGAAAATCTTTTTTCATTTTTATATATACCAAAATTAGAGGTCCTGTCAAGATTTACTTTTACTTAATGGTTTTGCTTATAGGATCTAACTTTAATTAACAAATTTATTTTTGTATAATGTGAGGATGGAAAATAAGTCAAAAGTATTGCTGGTGCTTACGATTGGAGTTTTTGCAATTGGTGTTTCCTCAATTCTTATTAGATTAACCGATGCTCCACCAATTGTAATTGCAACTTATAGAGTTTCTATTAGTAGTCTTATAATTGCTCCAATCTATTTTACATACAAAAACAAGTTTCGCTTAAAAGAGATTGCAAAATTCATTCATATTTCCATATTTTTGGCAGCGCATTTTACTTTGTGGATTACCTCGCTTAAATATACAACAGTTGCAAGTTCTACTGTGCTTGTAACAACAAACCCAATTTTTGTGCCTATATTCTCTTACATTTTCTTCAAAGAACGGATTAAAAAGAAACTCATTTTAGGTATTGTAATTGCAATATCTGGAAGTTTTCTTATTGCACTTTCTTCAAAAAATGCTATAGGTAAAGGTAGCCTTTTGGGTAACGTCCTTGCCTTGCTTGGTGCAGTCGCATACTCTCTTTATTTTACATTTGGAAAAAGGGTAAGAGAAAAAGCTGAACTTATCCCTTATATTTTTTTCACATACTTATTGACTTCTTTACTCCTTATTTTAGTTTCCTTAATTACAAAAGAAAACCTTTTTAATTATTCAAGATATACTTACTTAATGTTTTTTCTTGTAGCCTTAATTCCACAAGTTATTGGACATACAGCATATAATTATTCTTTAAGGTATCTTGATCCATCTTTTATTGCTGTAACTATTCTTGGAGAGCCTGTTATTGCAACAATTGGTGCCTTTTTTATTCTTAAAGAAGTGCCAACTGTGTTTGAGATAACTGGTGCAATACTTATTTTGATAGGTATATACATTTCGGTATTGGTAGAACAGCAAAACTCGGTGTAATTCTTACAAGGTGACTTTTGCCTCCATGGTGTCATACTGCAATATTCTCCTTAACAAAGTC encodes the following:
- a CDS encoding ABC transporter ATP-binding protein, whose protein sequence is MIKISNLQFGYFDTEVLKGLDIEVKEDEILVLLGPNGSGKTTLLKILSKILKPKFGEVSILGKDINKYFISELARIVASVPQIHKQTFPYTVLDIVLSGRNPQLETLIPSKKDLEIALTVLEELSILHLKERPYTNISGGELRLVLIARALAQEAKILLLDEPTAFLDFKNSNLILNKIMELRDKRHITFIITLHDPNEALHIGDRVALLKKGEIVGIGEPSEVINEENLRKVYGIDVERVEIDGKVFIFAK
- a CDS encoding DMT family transporter, with amino-acid sequence MENKSKVLLVLTIGVFAIGVSSILIRLTDAPPIVIATYRVSISSLIIAPIYFTYKNKFRLKEIAKFIHISIFLAAHFTLWITSLKYTTVASSTVLVTTNPIFVPIFSYIFFKERIKKKLILGIVIAISGSFLIALSSKNAIGKGSLLGNVLALLGAVAYSLYFTFGKRVREKAELIPYIFFTYLLTSLLLILVSLITKENLFNYSRYTYLMFFLVALIPQVIGHTAYNYSLRYLDPSFIAVTILGEPVIATIGAFFILKEVPTVFEITGAILILIGIYISVLVEQQNSV
- a CDS encoding ABC transporter substrate-binding protein, translating into MKKILSMFLIVVFLLVSVPTNQVNASSYVPVATFVFTENSNKFNVDNIAKLLYGETFTQNNTLFVPLRNVIEEVGGSISWNGKEKSISIILNDLNVNLKVNSNYAYINKKEVKILPLILKNGRSFISLKDLANLLNGTVLNEFSIEIQKQLVEVFDTTGRKIKVPVKINKIVSLNPMVTLFVFPLKMQDKLIAIPTSAKVINKTNFEKVFPNLSKLKDGSNFKNPNVETILSLKPDIVISSSGTPVQKLEEVGIPIALLSIEDTRTMLKSIQFLGTILGKTKEATDTLIYLDSKLAFIKSKTDSIQKKKTVYFALGRLTQSAGASLMQNDMIERASGISVTKDIKGGKIDVSIEQILSFNPDYIILAPYSTDSVESIFSNSVLRGVNAVKNKNVYKMPQFLGSYDLPEPEVVLGIMWLSNVLYGNSVNFDMKKEAKEFYSKIFNYNLTDADLNYIFP
- a CDS encoding MoaD family protein; protein product: MANVKIKVYTVKRETFENESIEVEGETLIEAIKNFIKIYPQLREELLENDQKIKSDYVFLVNGRNVEVLEKENTKLKDGDKISIFPPITGG
- a CDS encoding iron ABC transporter permease encodes the protein MEKFLSSQNRKFYLVLVVSVIFNIVFILLSMSLGRYKIDIKNILFFKNLTSIDRAVLIDVRLPRIMAAILYGATLSQTGAVYQGMFNNPLVSSYILGVSSGAGFGAALGILLSSNIFLIEGLAFIFGIIAVILTLTISRAKSESISLVLSGFVVGSLFQSFTSFLKYVADPYTKLPSIVFWLMGSLSQITLKDIVIIAPILVLLLVVLALFGWKLNILSFGDEEAISLGENPRLLKRVLIFITTLQSALVVSFAGVIGWVGLIIPHTVRFLVGYDNSKVLVLSIFFGSGFLLLIDTLSRIVFPVEIPIGILTGIIGAPFFFVLIRRRHN
- a CDS encoding DUF364 domain-containing protein; translated protein: MGLYEDLVESVKDFSDEKILDVRLSNVWTAVKTKNVGLSLAYSSFYDEVEDAGYLISKSAKEILNYLYTFNLTKVSIGLATLNSLIPFKDSYEIFNILDYIESIAYGKKVVFVGHFCGLDKIRTKAKELIVLERNPKEGDTIDTAFYYLIPEADILAITGSTLANKSIEALLSVKRNARTIVFGPSTPPSEVLFDYGVDVVGASYVKDNDFVINAVSQGGKLHNFKKFLDYVVLRKQKF
- a CDS encoding nucleoside-triphosphatase — protein: MKMLHDLPEVKIAITGPIGIGKSTIVNTLLTYLGEKPLGFRTLPVIKNDTLHSFEIVNLYTFERASIGVFEENFVIKPVTASFETIGVNALNVALEKGKVILMDELGFLEKDATNFKNKVFEVLKSKKFVLYVVKEELNEFLKEALSIADLVFQVSKENRNSLAKKILEEIWVYTRIS